Part of the Equus caballus isolate H_3958 breed thoroughbred chromosome 5, TB-T2T, whole genome shotgun sequence genome is shown below.
gaaataaatgtttgccaagCAGATGCCACACCAGGCTGCTTCAGAGAACAGCAGAGTGTGGCTGAGACCGCGGTCTTGTCATTCCACTTCCTTTCTCTGTGCTGTCTGGCCCTCAGGTTACTTACCTACCAATAGGGACAATTACATACAACACTGAATTATGGTGAGAATCAAATATGATAATGTTtgtgaaaatgatattttaaactGTAAACCACTGTTTTCAACAAAATCCACTAATTTTAAATAGTAAAGCCCGGTACACCAGGGCTActgcaatatttttattatcGTGAACTCAAATGGTTAATGAGGTAGGAAAATTTGAAACTGCTAGGCTGAGGATGAGGAAATAATATCCACCTAAGAAAAACCCTGTGAGACACAGgcgcagctttttttttttctcaacagaaagaaaagtaaataacatTCTACTGGGTAAACATTGCTAGCATTTGTgacatacacttttaaaaatcccACATTGTGGTTGTAACCACAAGctcttttctcttgcctcagtCTCAGATTTCACTAACAGAAAGAAGTGACTTTTACAACAGTGGGCGTGGACTTAAACCCACTGCAGAACAATAAGCCAAGACCTGAATATTGAGGGTTGAATTCTGCTGCCGAAATTTGGAAAGGAAAGGTAATCTCGGGGCCACACTCACTTCCTCCTCAAGGTCCCCCCTGTGGCCAGTCGTATGTCTCTCATCTCTGTGACAGTCCCTCAGCACTGAGGAACTCAACTGGAttcttttgctgttttaaaattatttttcctgataaaatatattaactgtagaaaaattggaaatcggagaaaaatgtaaagataGGGAAATGCTTACTCATAATCACTTCACCAGGCATGACTGCTGACGACATGTTAGTGCTCCCCCCTGGGTGTTATAGTATgcccatggattttttttttttttagatataatccacacaccataaaattcacccttttaaagtgtacaattcagtaggtTTTAGTGTGTTCACAAGTttaaccatcaccactgtctaactGCAGAGCATGTCATCAACccaaaaaaagaaaccctgttcCCAGTAGCAGTCAGTCTCCATGGACCTGTGTCAATGGGTTTGCCTGTTCTGGGCATtgcatgtaaatggaatcatacagtacgtggccttttgtgactggttgcTTTTACTTAgcgtgttttcaaggtttatccatgttgtggcatgcatcagtacttcattccttttgatgtgtgaataatattccattgtgtggatctaccatattttgtttaaccattcatcagttgatggacatttgggctctttccactttttgactattataaataatgcttctatgaacatttgtgtacaagtttttgtatagacatatattttcagttttcttgggtatatacctaggagtagaattgctgggtcatatagtaattctatgtttaattttttgaggaactttcaaactgttttccaaggcagctgcactattttacgttcccaccagcaatgtatgagttccagtttctccacatcctcaccaacgcttgttatagtccattttaaaaattatagttatcctagtaggtgtgaaatAGTATccttttgtggttttcatttgcatttctctgatgactaatgatgttggacatctttttatgtgcttattagccatttgtatatcttctttggaaaaatgtttatccaaatcctctgcccatttttaaattgtgttgtctttttattgttgagttgtaagagttctttatatattctggatattagaatcttatcagacatatgatttgcaaatactttctcccattctgtgtattgtcttttctttcttggtggtGTCCCTTGgagtacaaaagtttttaattttgatgatgtccaatttatctattgttttctttggttgtttgTACACTTGCAGTCATAGTTAAAAAACTATTgcttaatccaaggtcatgaaaatttacatctatgttttcttttaagagttttataggtttagcttttacatttaggtctttgacccattttgagttaatttttgcatatgaagtgaggtaggggtccaacttcatttgtttgcatgtggatatccagttgtcctagtgccatttgttgaaaagactattctctCTCCATTTAATTGTTTTGGCATTCCTTTTGAAAATCAATTGcccataaatgtatgggtttgtttctggattctcaattctattccattgatcaaCATCTCTCTCCTATGCCAGaattgtagctttgtaataagttttgaaattgggaagtgttagtccttcaactttgtcctttttcaacattgttttggctattctgggccccttgcatttccacatgaattttacgATCAGCTTGCCAATTTATGCAAAAAATCCAggtgggattttgatagagattgtgttgagTCTGTTGACCGATTTGGAGAGTATTGTGATCTTAACAATActaagtcttccaattcatgaaaataggtatctttccatttatttagatctttaatttctttcaacgacattttgtagttttcagtgcacaagtcttgcacttctttagttatgttttgttaaatttctaggtgttttatttcttttgatgctattgccTATGGATTTTTAACATAGATGGGCTCTTATTATGGGTACCATTTTGTATTggctcttttcttttcaattatatcATAGACATTTCCCCCTAGTTATTAAGAATCTTTCTTCAACATCATTTTTAAGGCTACATATCAGTCCTTGAATGGTTACACTAATTTATTCAGCCATTCTGAAAGGGATATTTAGGTTCTTtacaatttttccattttacaaatatttctgtaataaatatttctatgcaTCCTGCTATGTCTGCATTTCAGATTATTTCCTTATAAGTATTTGTGTATTCTTGTTCTCTCTTAATGGCCTTTATTTCTACTCTTCTGAGGTGTGAGACCCCATGAAATTTCAAATTCCGTGAGGCCCATTCCTCCTCTTTTGCAAACCCACATAGTCCTCAGGGACAGGCCTACAGCCTTGAGGTGGCTCCTTCAGGAAGCTCTCAGGGGTCCTAGACTGGGTCAGGTGCTTCTCATCTTACCCCACAGCACTGTCCTGACCTTGGCATAGTTCTCATCACTCAGCAATATAAATGCCTGGTACCTTGTTATACCTCCAGATCGTGAGGCCCAATAGGACAAGAGGTGGACATTTTTATACCTCTAGCCCTGGGTCTATAGGAGacccttaataaatgtttatcaaatgaGCAAGTCAGGTAGAACAAGGAGCTCAAGTTTCTAGACCAGACTAGGAATCTTCAGTCAAAGAATTATGGCCACTAGGTATTTGGAGTGGCCTGCAATGTGTGCCACACAGAAATTGTGGGCTGGAAAGGGCCCTTGAGGTTGCCTCATTCAGGAGTTTCCAAACCTCTTTTATGAGCACAATACATAAtattagatagacagatagatagatagataaataggtagatgGAGTAGAAAAGATGAAGTGGAGGAGATGGTGGAAATTGAAGCCCTGTCTGTGGAATTTTCCCAGTGGCCCAAGAGACCACAGTAAAACCACGTTTGTAAAAATGACTGAACTAgtccagtatttttttaaagaccagGGAAAGGGTGATCTTGAACGGGAGAAGTCCCTTGTTCAAGGTCATGTAATTAGTGGCAGACTGGGAAAAGGGCTCCGATCTGATTCACAGAACATTCCTCTATTGAATCCAGCCTTTGAGAAGAACCTCAGAATCATCCCACATCCCTTCTGCAGGCATCCAAAATTCCACGAACCAAGATTCAATGTTTAGAGCAAAGTATTGTCCCCATGgagcatattttaaaagtaaaaataattctaCTGAAAAAGACGTAGAAAGATGAGAAGTATGACATACTAAGCAACTGGGACAAGGCTTTACTGTGACATGACGAATTTCCTCTTTGGCTTCCTAGGGGCCGCGACGTTACCAGAAATACCGATGTAGGGAGGGACACGTCTTTGAGGTTTCACTCTTGGGTGGCTCAGTGAAGCCTAGGAACAGTTCGTGGGGAGGGGGCACGTACAACCCCTCTTGCTGACTTCTTTACAGTATCTTCGTTCCCTCCCCTGCTGAATGGATCCTCAGCTTAAAAGGCAAGTCCAAACAGCGTGGCACGTTTTCCGGGATCCTGCGTCTCTCCATGCCCCGCCCCCATCTCCTCCAATCCTACTCAAGGTCCCAACTTGCCCTGGCTAGACTGGGTGCTCTCCGAAGTCAGGGCTCGTGTCTTATGCATCTTTGTATCACCAGTACCAAAGGCGCAGGTCCTGGCACACAGTGGTGAGTTAAACGGTGTTTGATGAACCTACTGAAACCTCTAATCTCTAGGCTTTTATAAATAACTGTCCCGCAGGCTGGGTATTCATCCCCGCAAAATCACCTCAGAGGTGCTACCTCCTTCTCCGCCCCCACGAATCTCTCAGGCGACTCTCGATGCTTTCCTCTAGAGTTTTCCTTCCTCATATTTGTGCCCGGGACTAGCTCAGGGTCTGCAGAGAACAAGTAAGTAGAACACCTCCTGAACCTCCGGAAATAGGCACGCTCCGGAGCAGAGTTTCTATGGCAACCATACAGGCAACCGGGCCTCCTCAGTACAGTTTCTCCTGGGAAGACCGGGACTTTAGTTGCCACGGGCGTCTCTATGGTTTCAACAGCCTAGAAGGACAAAAACGACACTTCCGGGAAGATGGCGGGGCACAAGTCAgatctggcacgtgtttccgcgGAGAGGACCCTGCAGTAACGGTAAGGGGCTACTGTCTCCTGAATGGTGGCAGTCTGAGCTAGGGCTCAGGAGCAGATGTGAGAGCAGCAGAGCAGTTTTACCCAAGTGAAACTGCGGCGGGGAGGCTGGAATTTAGACCCCAAgaggaggccaggggagggggtAGCCGGCTCTTTAGAACCGCTTAAGAAGAGTGGACCTGGGCCACTTCTCCAGAAAACTCAGGGTGACTGGAGAGGTGACAGCTCCTGAAAGCGTGCTCGCAGCTTTCACAAAGACTGCGGCGCACTGCCTGGGACCTAGTTGTTTCTGTCCGCAGTTATCCATTGTAAGTCCGTTAAAGCACTTCCCACCTGTGtcattcagttcaacaaataaCGACTGAACGCAGTCTCGATTCCCGGCTCTGATTAAGTGCACTAGGGTTGACGAATAAAGCCCGTCTCTGATTTCCAGGGCATATCGTTTCAAATTGCTGCTACAGGGATAGGCTGTGGTAAGACTTCACGGCAGAAAGCATAAAGAGCTGTGAGAGACTGAGGAGTGTAGTGATTAAGACCACCAGTTCTGGAATGCCTGAGATCTCAGATCCACCACCTACCAGTTATTTGATTTGGGCAAGTAACTAAGCCTCTCAGtgccatttcttcatttgtgaattaCACTAATAACATCTCCTTaatagggttgttgggaggattaaatgagataatctctGTGAAGCAATTAGCAACAGGCAGGCATTGAGTAAATGCGTAAGTGTTGAATGATGTTGTTGTTATAATTATTGAAATCTGGAGCTGACAGatgagagagaactgagaagAGGCAGAGTTTTGAGGTGGCCTTAAAGGCGTCAGTGTTTGAATTTTACTTCTCTTACAGTATCAAGAAGCAAGATAGGATCATTTCTTCACTCAGTGCTTTTCTCTTGGGATTCTGAAGGTATCAGTTATGTTTTCAGGTAATTGTCCTTCACAGTAGAAATGTGAACAGAAACATAAGTCATTCTGAATTTGCTAGTGTTCACACCTAATCAGACTGGTCATCATTCTTAAGCCTAATATATAACGTTTAGGAGGGGTTACTTAATGATGTGTCTGATGTTTTAAAGCATACTTGCTTAAACACATGTGAAAGTTTTATCCTTCAGAGCTGGCACTTTGGATTACTCCAGTAGTGCCATTAATCAGCTTTCAAAATGGTCTGCGATTCCTGCGATAAATGATCTTAGTACAAGTTAACTTCAGTGAGCCACGTCAGCAGTGGTCACCCTAGTTTTGAATGTCTGTATGATAATCCATCTTAACCATTTCAGAGGCAAATTTGGTGTATAAATAAGTTGGAGACTGCCATTATGGGGGTCCAAGAGGAGGAACATCTGAATGTCTATAAAGAACTCCACCTAGTTGGTGATATCATCAAAAGGGCCACTTCAGATTTGGGCAGCCTAGGCTCGTTCCAGCTCCATCTCTTAGTAGCTGTGTAACCCAGGCAAGAAACCCAGGCTGCTTTCCTTGTTTGTAAATAAGGATAATACCGATCTCAGAACTgtcaggattaaataagacaatatGATGATATTTCCAGTCCACCTGTTATGCCTTAAATGCTCAAGAAAAGTGCCTTTCTTACGCTAGACAGTTTCAAAAGGGGTGCTCCAAAAAGACTGAAAGACagcagcaatggggacgaggtcTGTAGCCCCCACACCGAGGAGACAGTGTAAATGCTGGGCATGGGTATGGGATATGGACTCTGTTAAGTACCGTTATCTTATAACTAAGGTTAACAAGTACGTCATTGCTTTGTTTTTCATGGTAATAATCGTGGGAGATAGTATCATGTAGTGGTAAAGAGTGGAGACTCTGCAGACAAGCGGCCTGGGTTTGAGTTCTGCAcacattagctgtgtgacctttgagCAAGTCACCTAACTTCTTtaggccttggttttctcatttgtgaaaaagaaataatacttttCTGAACGTGAAGTTCAGGAATTCTTCCTGggctgggaagattaaatgaaataatccacgTAAAGCTTTAGCACAGCCTAGCATGTGGTGAGCTCTCCATAAATTTCggtattattattaataccaGTTCTCCTTGACTTTTTGACATGTTGATGTTGACCTCTCTGTGGTCAGACAGGGAGCTCCCCAAGGACCaggcctccttcctctgtctctgccGCAGGTTCAGGAAAGAATTCTTATTTGAGCAGTCAGGATGGAGTTGATGGATGACTTGGgcactcttcctttcctcttaaaGGGATGATGGTGACCTCCTCTTCTCTAATGAGGGCCTGAGGACAGTGACTCTTCTCACCATGAGTGTCACCCCGGAGGTCAAGAGTCGTGGGATGAAGTTTGCTGAGGAGCAGCTGCTAAAGCACGGATGGACTCAAGGTGATCCCCGTGGGGCCCCTTCCACATCCTGCCAACTCCCTGCCTACTGCCCAAGGGAAAGGCAGCATCCTGGATTACCCCCATGTGGTCCATTCAGTTGGAGGAGGAAAAGCGAGTTTAAAGGGAAATTTGCAGAAGAAAATTTCTGACTCttccagaaaagggaagaatggaaGAAATTTGACAGTGAATAGTGAGAAAGAAGTGGCTGGGAGGactgggagagggagaaagtgacATGACCTCTGTCCTGAAAGAATTATGAAGGAAAAGATAGTCTGGGCTCAGACAGAGGCAGGGGGAACTGCCCGGAGTGGGCTTCCAAGAGGGACAGGGCTTGCCCAATGCTAGGTGTGTGGAATGGCAAGCAGTGGCATGTGTTGGGGGTGCCATgtgagggctgggggcaggcagcAGAATAAGCCGAGTCACTCACTGTCTTCTGCAGGCAAAGGCCTGGGCCGGAAGGAGAATGGCATCACCCAGGCCCTCAGGGTGACACTGAAGCAGGACAATCATGGGGTAAGACTGGACAGGCTGAGGGAGGTCAGTGTGGACGGGAGAGAGGAACCCTTGAGGATGGGGGGGGAAGGGGACAGGTCCTGAGTTCATACTTCTTCCCCTGGCAGGTGGGACACGACCCTGCCAAGGAGTTCACAAACCACTGGTGGAATGAGCTCTTCAACAGGACTGCGGCCAGCCTGGTAGTGGAAACTAGGGAGGTATGAGCTCTAATAGATGGGCACATGAAACATGAGGGCCTGGGACCCATGGGGGGAGGGAGACATGGCACGTCACCCACTCACTGATACTTCCCCACAGGATGGAGTACAGATAAGGCGCCTTTCTAAGGGGACCACCCATCGTAATCATCCCAAGCCCAACTTGCTGTATCAGAAGTTTGTGAAGGTATTAGAGGCTGCGGGTGAGAGGGTCcatccttttttccttccctggtcTCCCCTGGGGCCTGAACAATTGCCTTGTATGCCCTACCTGTTCTCAGGACTGTCCTAACATAGTGGAATCCCGTGACCGACCTCACTGTTGCTTCCTTAGACTGCCCAGACCCTCAGCAAGAATGGCAATCTTCGGGTTGCATGGATCCCTGCCATCTGCTGATGGGGCAGCAGTAGGGAGTGGGAGCAGGGACACAGTCAGGAGGTGCTAGGGCAGGGCAGGGAGCGGGTGTCTAATTGAGAGGACTCAGAAGCCAGGAGAGACCCGAGAGATCATCTGGCCCATCCTCCTTATTTTGCACACGTGGCCAAAAGTGGGGCAAGTGTCTTGCTGTAGAGCCCATGGCTGGCTAGCAGTGGCAGACAAGACTAGAAGCCAGGTCTTCAGACTCCTGCTTCCAGCATACCAAGAGACGGGAGCTGACATTTACTGATCATCTGTATGTGCTAAGGGCTCCACATGTTATCTAGCAAATCTGTcccatttctcttcatctctctggCCATCTTCTACCCTAGTTCAAACCATCATCTCCTGCTTAATTTCTTTCACAGCCTAGTAACCAGACTCCTCACCTCTAGTCTTACTCCCCACCCCAATCCTCCACAAAGCATCCAGTGTTCTCGCTAAAACACGTTTCATTGTCACTGGCTCCTTTTTGACTTAGGATGACACTGTCTAGATTTATCAGACTGGCTCCTGTGGCCCTTCATGCCCATCCCTGCCTTCTTCTCTAGCTTCATCCCTTGCCACTTCCCTCAGGACCTCTACACTTTGGCCAGATGGAAtctgattcttttctttgaagGTACCATTTTCTTTCACCTTCACGTTTTTGCACATGCTATTTCCCCTGCCGGGGACACACTGCTCCCTTTCCCCCTCTATCTGCTGACTTTTTCTTGTCTTCCAGAGCTCAGCTACTTCAAGAACCTATTCCCCAAACCCTGCAGTCCAACTTGGGTACCTTTCCTTTAGCACAGGCAACACTTGCATCACAATTGCCTCTGTTCTGCCATCGTCCTTTCCCCCTCATCATGTCGATTCCATCTGGGCTGGACCCCTCTCATTCTTGTTCCACTCTGCATCCCCAACCACTTGGCCCATAGGTTGTCAGTTAATCTGGTTAAATAAAGTAGTGTGCATAGGTATGGGGGTGTGAGAAGTGCCATCTTTATTGTCAGATGGCCACCAGGGGGCACTTGTCCCACTGTGAAGACCTGATGACCTAGAgcacttcttcctcccttcttttgcCCACTAGCTATTGGTGAGCCAGGGAGGCCCCACCCCCCCAGGCAACTGCCGCCCACTTCCTGCCCAAGTTGAAGTATGCAGTTTGGCACATCTCTCTGAGGGTCTGTAAGGAGTGACATTGGGGGCTGGCAAATTTGTGTCTATGCCTAAATTCGTGGGGGACTTCCAGGAGGGAAGGGGGATGGCAGTGGTGTTTCGTGGGCCTTGTCCACCCCCATAATCCCTCCTTCTAGACGGCCACACTGACTTCAGGTGGGGAGAGGCCAGACAAGGACTCGGAGAGCTGCAGTGATGACGACAACCAGGGGCCCGAGCCTCCAAAGATGTGAGACTTCATTTTAGCGCTGGGGGCACGTGGGAGGAGATGTCTTCAAATCTCAAGACAAAGGACCAAACCTAATGCTTGAGTGTGGGTTTCTTTGGGGTGGAACCATGCGTACTAATCTTTGTATCCCCAACACCTAGAAAAGTGCCAGGTCCTGAATAGGAACTCAGTGTAAAAGGAATGTTTTAGAGGGGAGGAGAGGTCCAGCCTTTCCACCAGATCTGTTTGTAATTCCTGATCTCCCCGTTCTCCCAACAGTCTGACCGATGAGATGCTGCTCCAGGCCTGTGAGGGGCGAACAGCACACAAGTAAGTAGTGTTTAGCTCCTTGGGCTCCCTTTTCTTCCCATCCCAAGCTCACCCTTGAGGAGGGCCTGTGCCTAGGGAAATGATTCCTACTGTCTGCCCATTGCTGAAGCTGCCTGAAGAGAGGCAGCTCCTCCCCTACCAACTTTCCCTCCAGTCTCAAGGATTAGGCATATTTTCCCTAATATCTCGCTCTGACCTTGGCCCCATCTGTTTCAGGGCTGCCCGTCATGGGATCACGATGAAGGCTAAGCTTGCTCGGTTAGAGGCCCAGGAGCAGGCCTTCCTGGCTCATCTCAAAGGCCAGCACCTTGGGACTCCTCACCTGCAGTCTGAGAGCaagcccccccaaaaaaagaaaaagaaaaggaagcagaaggaggaggaagaggctaCAGCAACTGAAAGGAATGCAGAAGAAGAGTACCCAGAACACACTGATCAGAGCATCAGgaaaagcaagaagaagaaaagacatcATCAAGAAAAGgtctcagaggagagagagggaacaaCCATAGGGAATGAGGAAGAAGAGGACGCAGGAGCAAGTGGGCCTGGGGAATTGAAGAGCAGAGAACATCAGTCTatcaggaaaaggaagaagaagcagcaccatgaagaggaggaggaaaaggctGCAGGTGCGGTcaggacagaggaggaagagagcagagcaTACCCTGACCCACATAGCACAGGCAAGAAGAGGTGGCAGCATGAGGAGGAGGCGGCTGTTACAGGTGGTGGGACCAGGGAAGCAGAAGGCAGAGCATGTGGCGATCGGAAAAGCAGGAGAAGTAAGAAGAAAAGACAGCGGCATCAGGAGGAGGAGATCTTGGATGTAAGGGATGAAGGAGATGAGGAGGATGGCAGGACTGGGGAAGTGGAGAGCACTAGCTCAAGCAGCAGAAGTAAGAAGAGGCGGTGGCAGCAGCCAGAGGAAAGAGCTGGAGGCAGCACTGACCAgagagcaaaaaagaagaaacagaagaagagagaCTGACGGTCAGGTCAAGGTGGGGCTCAATCGATTCCTCTTCAGGAGTTGAAGCCTCAGAGACCTGAGTCGGTGCAGGCCTTCTGCACCCTCAGGGAGGAGTCCCTCCCAGGGAGGAAACAGCTCAGGAACACCAGTCTGCTGTGAGAGCAGTAGCACCATGCCTTAGGTGAGGGAACGGGCAGGGTCCCCTCTGCAGCTTCTAACCCAGAGAGCGTCAACTCAAGTGCCTATTTCAGGGCTGCCCATCTTGGGATCACAAGGAAGGCTAAGCTTGCTCGGTT
Proteins encoded:
- the GPATCH4 gene encoding G patch domain-containing protein 4 isoform X1 codes for the protein MHLCITSTKGAGPGTQWDDGDLLFSNEGLRTVTLLTMSVTPEVKSRGMKFAEEQLLKHGWTQGKGLGRKENGITQALRVTLKQDNHGVGHDPAKEFTNHWWNELFNRTAASLVVETREDGVQIRRLSKGTTHRNHPKPNLLYQKFVKTATLTSGGERPDKDSESCSDDDNQGPEPPKILTDEMLLQACEGRTAHKAARHGITMKAKLARLEAQEQAFLAHLKGQHLGTPHLQSESKPPQKKKKKRKQKEEEEATATERNAEEEYPEHTDQSIRKSKKKKRHHQEKVSEEREGTTIGNEEEEDAGASGPGELKSREHQSIRKRKKKQHHEEEEEKAAGAVRTEEEESRAYPDPHSTGKKRWQHEEEAAVTGGGTREAEGRACGDRKSRRSKKKRQRHQEEEILDVRDEGDEEDGRTGEVESTSSSSRSKKRRWQQPEERAGGSTDQRAKKKKQKKRD
- the GPATCH4 gene encoding G patch domain-containing protein 4 isoform X2, which codes for MSVTPEVKSRGMKFAEEQLLKHGWTQGKGLGRKENGITQALRVTLKQDNHGVGHDPAKEFTNHWWNELFNRTAASLVVETREDGVQIRRLSKGTTHRNHPKPNLLYQKFVKTATLTSGGERPDKDSESCSDDDNQGPEPPKILTDEMLLQACEGRTAHKAARHGITMKAKLARLEAQEQAFLAHLKGQHLGTPHLQSESKPPQKKKKKRKQKEEEEATATERNAEEEYPEHTDQSIRKSKKKKRHHQEKVSEEREGTTIGNEEEEDAGASGPGELKSREHQSIRKRKKKQHHEEEEEKAAGAVRTEEEESRAYPDPHSTGKKRWQHEEEAAVTGGGTREAEGRACGDRKSRRSKKKRQRHQEEEILDVRDEGDEEDGRTGEVESTSSSSRSKKRRWQQPEERAGGSTDQRAKKKKQKKRD